A region from the Leptolyngbyaceae cyanobacterium genome encodes:
- a CDS encoding acetate kinase has protein sequence MKILVLNAGSSSQKTSLYEINNNALPQEPLQPIWSAQIDWNHHQGEAEMKVKTARGEKLEQTFQTDSRTSVMSEMFKTLSSGSTKVISDNREIDIVGHRVVHGGSEYQKSTFINSEVKAAIKQLSVFAPVHNPVNLEGIEAIEQILGNVPQIAVFDTAFHSTLPPSAFVYPVPYEWLNEGIRRYGFHGISHQYCTHRAAQILGKDLQDLRLINCHLGNGCSLAAIRGGVSVDTTMGFTPLEGLMMGSRSGSIDPGILLYILRQTDSTPDKLDKILNRQSGLQGISGVSSDLRSIMDAIAQGNSRAKLSLDMFVHRLRSYIGAMLASLGGLDALIFTAGIGENSADIRAATCEAFDFLGLKLDLAKNLRSPRDEDIATADSKVRVLVIHTQEDWAIARECWQLSKDTNFLND, from the coding sequence ATGAAAATCTTAGTACTAAACGCAGGTTCAAGCAGCCAAAAAACTTCCCTATACGAAATAAATAATAACGCACTTCCCCAAGAACCACTACAGCCAATTTGGTCAGCCCAAATTGACTGGAATCATCATCAGGGTGAAGCGGAAATGAAAGTGAAAACCGCTAGAGGAGAAAAGCTAGAACAAACTTTTCAGACAGATTCTCGCACCTCTGTCATGTCTGAAATGTTCAAAACTTTATCAAGCGGTTCAACTAAAGTAATTTCAGATAATAGAGAAATTGATATAGTCGGTCATCGAGTAGTGCATGGAGGAAGCGAATATCAAAAAAGTACATTCATTAATTCAGAAGTCAAAGCAGCAATTAAGCAATTATCTGTTTTTGCACCAGTTCATAATCCAGTCAACTTAGAAGGAATAGAAGCCATCGAGCAAATTTTAGGAAACGTTCCCCAAATAGCAGTATTTGATACTGCTTTTCATTCTACTTTACCACCATCTGCTTTCGTTTATCCCGTCCCTTATGAATGGTTAAACGAAGGAATTCGCCGCTACGGTTTTCACGGAATTAGCCATCAATATTGCACCCATCGCGCTGCTCAAATTTTGGGAAAAGATTTACAAGATTTACGCTTAATTAATTGTCATTTAGGAAATGGATGTTCCTTAGCAGCGATTCGTGGCGGTGTAAGTGTCGATACCACAATGGGATTCACGCCTTTGGAAGGATTGATGATGGGTAGCCGTTCTGGTTCGATCGATCCTGGCATATTGTTATATATTTTACGGCAAACTGACTCTACACCAGATAAACTTGACAAAATACTCAATCGCCAATCTGGTTTGCAAGGTATTTCTGGCGTATCCAGCGATTTGCGATCGATTATGGATGCGATCGCTCAAGGTAATTCCCGTGCTAAACTATCCCTTGATATGTTCGTGCATCGTCTGCGTTCTTATATTGGCGCGATGCTAGCCAGTTTGGGAGGATTAGATGCTTTAATTTTCACTGCCGGGATAGGAGAAAATTCTGCCGATATTCGTGCTGCTACCTGTGAAGCTTTTGATTTTCTTGGTTTAAAACTAGATTTAGCAAAAAATCTCCGTTCTCCTAGAGATGAAGATATCGCTACCGCTGATTCAAAAGTACGGGTTTTAGTTATTCATACTCAAGAAGATTGGGCGATCGCTCGTGAATGTTGGCAACTATCAAAAGATACAAATTTTCTTAATGATTAG
- a CDS encoding histidine phosphatase family protein has protein sequence MSLKIYFLRHGETTYSKTGGYCGELDPELTSNGTLMAKAFAEKYSALPWEAVYVSPMKRTIATAKPLCDAIGIDMELRDGLKEIRYGKWEGLTVEEVSQKYHEDYVRWLTEPAWNPPTGGETAVQIASRASLVITEIEQKYADGNVLVVSHKATIRIMLCSLLGIDLGRYRDRINALAGSISIVKLDVYGPLLEVLGDRCYMDEQLRSLPGT, from the coding sequence ATGAGTTTAAAAATTTACTTTTTACGGCATGGGGAAACAACTTACAGCAAAACTGGGGGTTATTGCGGTGAGTTAGATCCGGAACTAACATCAAACGGGACTTTAATGGCTAAGGCTTTTGCGGAAAAATATTCTGCTTTACCTTGGGAGGCTGTTTATGTAAGTCCGATGAAAAGAACGATCGCTACTGCAAAGCCTTTGTGTGATGCGATTGGAATAGACATGGAATTGAGAGACGGATTAAAAGAAATTCGTTACGGCAAATGGGAAGGTTTAACAGTCGAAGAAGTGAGTCAAAAATATCATGAGGATTACGTTCGTTGGTTAACTGAACCTGCTTGGAATCCCCCCACAGGAGGAGAAACCGCCGTCCAAATTGCCAGTCGCGCTTCCCTGGTAATTACGGAAATCGAACAAAAATATGCAGATGGAAACGTCTTAGTTGTTTCCCACAAAGCAACCATTAGAATTATGCTTTGTAGCTTATTGGGAATTGACTTAGGACGTTATCGCGATCGCATAAACGCCCTAGCCGGTTCCATCAGTATAGTTAAACTAGATGTCTATGGGCCACTATTAGAAGTATTAGGCGATCGCTGTTACATGGACGAACAACTACGCAGCCTACCCGGTACCTAA